A region of the Hydra vulgaris chromosome 12, alternate assembly HydraT2T_AEP genome:
catgtcatatatatatataatttatcatcaaagtttaaattagtttcatacattgaaaatataatgaaattacGCAAAATTGTTAAGTggttctaaactttttttggtaCCTATAACAAAAACTAGTTTTctaattatgataataatacaTCTCTGTCTAATAGAAAGGGAGATAACTCTCTGATATCAGTATACCATGGACCGGCACCTCCTGGTCCAACCATATCTcctaaatagtaaaaaacttaCCAACACACTATTAAATaatctaagtaaaaaaaatttttttaaatttttatgaaaaatacttTCTATATTCATTTTTGAAGCGATACTCTTGAAGCATAACAAAAAACACACACACttgaaacataataaaaaaacttttatctccGACTAGTAAACTCTGCCAATATGActatttaactgaaaaaagGCAAAATATAACTAGGGCCTCATCCAGGTTTGGTTACAAGacctaaataatttttcatagaAAAGACCCTATTTAACGATTTTGCACAAACATCTGTACTCACTCATTTCTTCCTCCCTCATGTCTCCCTAAACTTAAAATTAAGCTTAAAAATTCTTTTCCTATCTTGTGTTTTtctaatttacataattttcaGGTTTGTAAATCTTCTGTTAACCATAACACAATCTTtgagttatcttttttttgttttcctttaaatagttatttaattatgtaacatttaaaattactttaaataacaCAACAAAACACTACtctataaattaaacaaacctTTACAAGACCATTATCTGCAGCTAActtcatataataaaaacctGTTTCATTATTGCTAAATTTATTTGCCAATTCTatattgaattcaaaaaaagtgtattatagataattacatattaaatataataatataagtaataaattagctgaaattttatcataaaaataaacaaaagaagaaaaaacgaaacCTCGCCTTGATAATGCAAGGAAGAAAGATTGTACATTGCTCTCAAATGACCTTTATCGGCAGCAAGTTTGTAGTATTCAGCTGCCTAAAGATTttttacctaatatatatatttttcaatacaattttcatcatttttcCTTTTGACAATAACTATCatcatttttcaattaaaaaatcatcattcTGACAGcacaataacataaattttttaaaactgtaaaaaaaatttcacttttcaatttaataacataagCATACCTTCTCTAATGACGGATCTACTCCATGTCCCAATTCATAACAAAGACCAATATTATATAAAGAGGCAATGCTGCCATTTTCTGATGCTTTCACAAACAAATCGAAAGCCTAAACCaacaaaaatttgacaaaaaatactttttgatttgagtactatcttttttttaattcatgtattaattaaataattctgtagtaattaaataaataattctaaatttggagataaaaaattcaattaatgaATATTATTCATTAATTAGGTTTGTAGAGAGTTAAGTTTTTATAAgggaatattaatttttgagaaaacattttaatatgaaTTCAGATTATTTAGTAGTTCTTCCGgctttaaataagaaataattgcTACTTTTTCATTCAAACAAAgatggcattttttaaaaatgttttaaagggaatattaatttttgagaaaacattttaatatgaaTTCAGATTATTTAGTAGTTCAACTGgctttaaataagaaataattgctacttttttattcaaacaaagATGGCATTTTTGAGAAATGTTTGAAAAAGGGATTTTAGCATTTAGACCAGaccaaatatgtttttttttatatatattttgctagATATAGTAGTTTTTGATATACTTTGCTTTTGAAGGATAACTTGTGGTTGTTGTATCTTGTTTTCCATTTGCCTTCTGTTAGTCTGATGTAGATATTTTAGCAGTGACTAcctaatattttgttaaaagaattttgaTTTAGTCTTTTGCAACTGACGGAGGCAAGCAGATTGGAACTTGTGGTAGATGAGTTTAAGATATGTGAATATACTGAAGGTTGTcattggttttttaaaagatttataggtgctataatttaagttaaaagtgAAGTCAAGGAAGTTTGCTATTTTCTAGTCATTTTTgctattcatttattttactaattttatcaGTATGTTATTACAGTTATTACAGTatgttattatagttattacagTGTTGTAATTCTGTCTGTAAAACTCTCATCACTATAATATAAGCTGTCATCATGGTATAATCTTGTGTCCTTTCATGTGATTAAAACAATGCTGAATAATCAAAATTACTATAAATTCACAAAACTTGGCATCGtcaaatgatatcaaaaaatatgtgaatgagtttttttttcaatttttgtaatataataattttctgCTGTGTTTGATAATTTTAAGGTGATTGTCAGCTATGGGAATGtgctgtttttcaaaaaatgcgttttttaagtatttcaatatttatagaTAGTGAGAGCAGAACTGAATCATTTTTGCGTTTAATTTtgctaaaacttatttttaacttgattagtattgaaaaaaactgaaacaatttttttatttattgtgacTATtccttgtttataatttttcagcaaaaatataagaaaatgtgtttgttatacaattatttctttttttctttaacagttATTAATTAGcatgcaaataaattaattgtacaaaaactattttataaataatttgctatgaaaatgaatatttaaaattttttaaatttataaaatatcaattataatattgaatttatatttctagaattttatttttagcagttaataacttttttgaaaaaaaaaagacattaaaaactCTATTTGCCAAACTGTATGTCACCCAaaggtaaatatttaaatactactCAAAGAAAACTTATTGTAGACTTGGTTAAACAAggcaataattataaaagagtTGAAGAACTTACAAATATTCCATTTACAACAGTAAGAGCCATCTAAAAAAATACCAACAAtacaaaacatttgaaacttgTACTGGACAAGGACAAAAGCTAAAGACAACATCAAGAGATGATAGAGAAATTttaagaatgataaaaaaatcgGTCTAAAACCgcaaaaaatagcaaaatatctgaaaaactTAACAGGAAACACAATTTTACTTATACCAATTAGAAACCGCATTCATAAAGCAGAGTTCAGTGGATGTATGGCTTGTAAAAAACCattcttaacaaaaaatcatatgaAGAGAAAAATGAGTTTTGTAAAAGAGTATTATTAAATGTCACTACCATTTTGGAAAAAAGCTCTTTGGTCTGATAAATTCaagtttatcttaaaaaaatctaacgCTGCACCTAGAGTTTGGCAAAAGGCAAAGCTTTTTATTTGAGTTGCACAAACATCATCAAACATGGTGATGGGAGTGTAATGTTATGGGGTTGAATGGCCAACATGGTGATGGGAGTGTAATGTTATGGGGTGTAGATAAACTAGAATTTATTGACAAAACTATGAGTGCtgatttgtataaaaatatattaaaaagaattttaaaatcatctgctaaaaaacttagatttaaaacagttttttgtttcaacAAGACAATGATTCTAAAcacactgttaaaaaaactaaaaccttTTTCAATGAAAGTAGCATAAACATTTAAGAATGGCCTTCACAGAACCCTGATTTAAGTTTAACAGAACATTAATGGgctttattagataaaaaataggtaatagaccatttacaaaaaaagaagatttgCAGAAAGCTGTTGTTAAATCATGGTCTAACATTGACAATAATCAAATCAAATGTCTAGTTTAATCAATGccaaaatgctttttaaattaattgaagcAAAAGGAGGacaaactaaatattaaagtatataaataaaacctaaaaaagatttttgtaattaatgcataatacaatattttatttaaaggtattcattttattgaaaaattattttgtacgATTAAATTCTGTTCTCACTGAATGTATATCAAattggaaaaaactttttattttagttggaatattattgtatcatttaataacattgcttcagttttttaattggtttaaatgTTTCTTATATCATTGGTATAATTCATATTATTTGtgtttaatagctttttttaatttgtcataTTTCAGGCAGATCTTTGCTGATTTCTCTGATTTTAAGCAACTCTCTCTGATGTCAACCAGTTGTTAATAATATTAGCTAACAACTtctttactaattaaaaaaatttactaattttttaaaaaaaacttttttattttgttatggaATCAGTCTtctatatttcttaattttattaacttaactaAGTTTATCCTCAAAGGCACCGAATTTGCTAAGTTGAAGGGAAGTTTAAATATCTAATCGCAgtttttatttagcttttttgtTCCTAGCTTAAAAAGTTTTCcaactgattttttttcatgaaacttttttttttaactagttaaatattataatttgttttccctaaaaaataactaaatataaaaaaagatcaatCAACAGCGCTAGAAGTGTAATAcagatgtatatatatgtctatGAAAGAAGAATCTTTGTTATATCATATCACTATTCTATACACCAAGAGTGCTTGATAGTTACACTAAAgctatatatatgtaatatatataaaaaaatttcacacaTCGTTATATATCTAATAATCTTTCTTAAAACATAAGTTAAttctttaacattattaaagaattaaatataaaataattttaagtttataaatatataaatttaaactttaagtaGTAACATAAAtagtcaacaaaaaattttaatgtgggTCATAAAATGGCAGCTACACATTGACCATATATGTACCCCTATCATTTATGGGATATGATATTTGTGGTTTATGTGTGGCTATAATACTAATAGCATTAAAATCACACTGAATCAGAATGAATGCCACACCATATTTTTATATCACAGAATAATGGATAAGCTGGCAAAACACTTGCTCAGctgtacaaaaaattattatattggtaaaatttttaatgttcaaGAGTTTTCTAGTGTGAATAGGCCACCATTTAccattaaataagattttagttttttcatgtTGTGTTTTTTGGTACTTTCATCTACAAGTGTATAGATTAAACACAGTCATCTAAGATAATGATTTAAACagaattttacatattatattgtatgtgtgtatattcatatatatatatatatatatatatatatatatatatatatatatatatatatatatatatatatatatatatatatatatatatatatatatatatatatatatatcgcccCCTCAGTATtatcttgtttaaacaaaacaaaatgtgtaatatgtaatataatataatattttatatcaggtagaacattgtatttatttatatatatacattttttgtatttattttacatattagttAGAACAATTTATTCATTACATTtgtagatagaacaagataatactgaggggacgatatatatatatatatattaaattaaaaaattgtttgaaacttATTGGTATTTTCTAATGCTGAAATGTCAACAGCAAAttgtgaaaacaaaacaaaaaacacctCATCTTACCATTGTGTACAGAAGAAACTTATCAATAAATTCATAATTGTTATTGATATTTTCTAATGCCAAAAAATTGGATAcaattaaacaacaattttgGATAGTTACAATGTTTAATTTggtttaattaagttaaattacgttattggttttacattttatatttaatcttAAATGCAATTTAGTAGTTAGTCTAAAATTGAGAATGGATTCATGTGATTTTGGAAAGTGGTAAATGATACTTGTCACAAACTAATTTATGGTAGAAAGActgattaaaaaagatttgagtGTTAGAGGAAATATGCAGAAAAGAAGATGTCAAAGATTTATGATATAAACTTTGAAAGGAAGCATACTAAGTTGTAATTTAATGGataagcataattaaaaaaaaaacaaaaaagaagaatcaaaggtaattattttaattatttacgataaagattttttactaaatctgtTTTCAACAAAGTTGAAATCTATGAGTttataaaagttgcaaaataaGCTTACACATTagaatattgaaataaaaaccaaatttttttatctttatagataatcattaaaaataaattgtgctTTTTATTTCAAGGGGTCATGTAATAACTAGATATAGCAAAACAGTTAAGAAACCAGTGTCCAAATGTTGTGTCTAGGATATCAACTATGTTAGAGCTGCTTTGATGTTATAATTGGTAAATTCAGTGAAAAAGGTACTTGTGAATATGAGAAACTTTTAGTTGAAGAAGACTTCTCAagtggaatttaaaaaaaaaaaaaacagtcacaAGAGGCATTGAGCATTAGTCTCAAAATAATAGGTGCATCCCCATAAAACTTAATTGCATCGCAAAACATCTTTGGTCATCTATTGCTAAAggtaaagttaaaataacattgTCAAGGTATGAAAAACCTATATCAAAAGTATAAAATCTTAAGGAAGCAGAGCTGAAACATAAAACTTCTCAGGCCACAAGGATAGACAAAAGTAAATGATGATAATTGATGACCTAGACAAACagcagaaataaaagaaaaactacttATTTCTGAATAAAATAACTCAAACTAACATTCACATCCAAGTCTTGGTCAAGAGTCACACCCTGTTCAATTCAAGATCAACTTCATttgaaagtattaaaaattccCTCTATGGGAACATTATAAAGATCTTACAAACACATTTAGAggtgtttttaaatcttttaattttgtcagAGCTGATGTTTTGCATTTTACCAAAtggattttagattttttgtattCGAAATGGTTAACTTCCAAGCATGGtataaacttaaaagtttaatatctttaagatgaaataaaataaggatggtttacaaaaaattatggcAATCAGAACTTGTGGGGAAAACTACCCCAATAATTTTTCCCTCTGGACCcctgtcaaaaaaaatattatttttatataaaaaaaactttattttagagtatatcaaaccttttttatatacttcAATTTTTATGAAGTACCGGTGTTTAGAAATGGTGACCTTGTAAAATTTacaaccccctcaatttgagggggtttaATTAATTACGTGGTCATTActctaaaacacaaaaaattggttaaacttaaatttttttaatattgatttacTTTAGGATAgagaaattttctaaaaaaaatatttttgtagatggGTTTCAATAGGGCAAAATATATTGgagtatttttgtaaaaatgccaaaaaatgatgttgcaaaaatgtattatcataaacattacaaaaataagatTCAACCTTTACCTTAATGTTTAAAATCCAAACTTAACTTGCTCGATTTCCTgtataggaatttttttttttacaaaaataatattttccttGACAGGGGTCATGAGGGAAAATTATTGGGGTAATTTTTCCCTCAAATTCtgattgctatatttttttgtaaaccatcctcattttatttcatcttgaagatataaaagttttgagtttatACCATGCTTGGATGTTAACcattttgaatacaaaaaatttaaaagccacCTGTTAAAATGCAAAATCTAGCTTGgacaaaagatttcaaaaacaCCTCTAAATTTATTCATAAGGTCTATATAATGCTTCCATAGAAGGATTTTTTTGGTATGTGGTTGATCTTAAATTGAACAGGGTGTGGAGTATATTTTGTCAAGAATTTGAAGAGCACATAAACTAAAGGAAATAATGGGAGTATTTGCAGTTCTAGACACTAAGAAAGGAAATACATTTCTGAAATAACATTAGTTAGAGTTAATAATATATGCAATGGCAAATGCCTATTAAAAAGGTTACATAAGTATTGGTAAAAACCAACACAAGCCAAAGCGCTTGATTTTATGTAATCTTAAAGAActgtacattttaaaataaataccctCAAAAGGTTATTGGTTACCATTGTTACCAAGTTACCATTGGAGCAAAAGTGAGTACATATTTGTGATTCAAGTTATTATTGAAGCAAAAGTGACTACATTTTTGTAATTCATGTTAACATTGAAGTAACGCCCCGTTGCCCTATATCTATTAAACCAAAATAATCTGACTGTAATAAAATCATTATGCTTTATGTCAGAAGACATGACATGAcacttgttttctttataaagatTAACACAAAtagtaaactatttaaaatcctaacattttaaagattctttattttttaaacggtTGTGCAGCACagtataaaaaccacaaaaacttTTACCATGTctctataaaaatgattttgaaaacaacaactggaaaaATGTATAGTTTGACTGTTAACGGGTCAAagcaaatatttacataaacttgaaacaattttttgtaactgtttttcaaatgtttatctatattttttatttatatttattagtatttattaatttaattatctaaatacaatttttttaactcgtGAACATTCGAGTTAATAAAGTTCTACgttaaaaatgagaaaattaGATTATGGTTTCAGGTTGATGACTGTAGTTTATAAGTACATTtgaatatgaaaaataattgaatatagaatgtgacaattttttttaccgaTATCATCAAGGCCACATGGGTTTCTTGAGCATTAgaataatgtatataaattaacttattcattaataaattacagaaaattatttaaactttatgtaaTTTAATGATGACTTATGATCTTTCTGATAATTACATTGTTTCTCACCCCATAAAAAAgcaaaggtaaaaaattttaaattaaaaaaaaaaaacagtaataattagtaatattttaaggttttaatTCTGAGGGGACAGGAGGGGCTTGGCCAACAtcaactaaaaatcaaaaaattttttgggaaCTTTTTAGAGTTAGAGGGTAAAACTTACACGGAATTCTTATTTTAGTAAGTTCTCataattgcataaaaaacaacagaatttgtgatgtttcaaaaaagttttaatattgtacAAGTGAGAACTTTTTATTCAGTAtcataattaaaactttaatttaaaccaaCATGTCAAAATGAATCAAGATTgacaaacattttgaaaaataatctaGAAAAAGTGCTCAAAGATTGGGATGTATTGggtcatttatttttagaaggaTAGTGACCCAAAACATACAATAAAAAccaacataatatatttatttttaccgTTTTATGATTACTACTTCTTGATATTTGCATTGCCAGTTTATTATACAACAAAGCTGAACATTCATCAACAGTTTTCTTAAAGTTAACTTTTACACATTCCcatgttttcttaaaaacaagtagtgataatttttagttgttttttttacaattttaaagtacatttaaaaaatgatcataataaaaattaacaggaactttttgcattttttctaaAGTAATTACAAACTATGtacaataaaattctttaaatatttaaatcactAACTTCTTCAAGAGACAAATCCTTTAGAGATGCAGAAGGATCTTCATAAATTTTGGAAACAGGATTTACTGCTAAGACAATATTATTCTTTAAactcaactttttcaaaataataagtatttcCTCATCAAATTTTTTGTGAGAAGAACTTTGATTAAACCATTTATGCCAATAAATAATGCTTGAGACACCAATAATACCGCTACACCACTAAAAAgagattttaataacaaattgaactatttaaaaaaatagtaacataCAATAGTATGAGTAATGATGAGCTAAAACTTACTACATAAAGATCTTCGGaagtctttttaaatgtaaagaattttCTCTTCTTGATCTGTTCTCCAAATTTATtggaaaattctttttttttaaagtttgatctTAAAATATCTTCGTCTATGGGTTGATTAACTGCAACTGatctaaaacctttttttcaagtaaatagtttttatatttaaatatatatatatatatacacacattttttttaaacaaatatatatatatatatatatatatatatatatatatatatatatatatatatatatatatatgtatatatatatatatatatatatatatatatatatatatatatatatatatatatatatatatatatatatatatgtatatatatatatatatatatatatatatatatatatatatatatatatatatagtcttctccatttgaaatttaatgccaGCGCACGAAAAAGCGATGACAGGatggtcatttttaaattagccTGCACGATTTAAAAGattcttctttttctgttatttaaattaaaattaaaatagcgaaaataatgctttgaataaatactagataaattaatttaaaaatatctggtaaaaaaaagccttttttcattaaagttaaacaaatgaacaaaaaagttttgttgcaatttaaaacaaaatgcttttatttttttggcaaacatttttttatgcgTTCGCCGAAGTTTTTGTGGGTATGTGGGCGAGTGCAAAAAGACTTAAGCGCGAAAGCGCTGTCTAAACGGagaagactatatatatatatatatatatatatatatatatatatatatatatatatatatatatatatatatatatacacacacatatacatatatatatatatatatatatatatacatatatatatatatacatacatacatatatatatatatatatatatatatatatatatatatatatatatatatatatatatatatatatatacatatatatacatatatatacatatatatatatatatatacatacatatatatatatatatatatatatatatatatatatatatatatatatatatatatatatacatatatacatatatatatacatatatacatatatacatatatatatatatatatatatatatatatatatatatatatatatatatatatatatatatatatatatatatatatatatatacacatatatatatacaaaactcggaattacaaaaaaattaggtCTGCAAACTATTTCAAACTGTTAGCggtcggcatcaggtcagcaaaaaaaattgaaacaaaggggttaccataaaacatagaaacgaggctGGCAATTTTTTGTCAACCTCTAAGACTTTAAGAATAGTATTGccaaatgccaaccctaattccgagggctttatatatatctatatatttacagTGGAttagtaataaatgtttaaagtaacccattaacaacttttagaaaaatatttactttttgcttgtaattttatattttgcagcatttaccataaaatttcatttaaaaaaacttgagaTGATTAAACACCAAGAATGTTAATACATGCAGTAAAGGTGTAGTGGTAAAGTGCTCATTTCGCATGAGAGAGGTTCTAAGTTTGATACCTACCACTAGTAAGTGACCGGGGTCTGGGCCGGgtttgcataaacatttatacatcctaaagtatatattttttattcgaaattcatgttatatttgcatatataattatcattatgatcaacatgatcatcattattatcatgataaggatgatgatgatgatcaacatcattatcatcatcatcatcaccaggctttagccttccttttttatgctgtttctctaatataaacaatctggagcatttttttatcttaactaaagctcatttatatatatataaggcactctcttcaagttttcttacttttactGAGGTACttctactttttacttttatcacTATATCTACTGAGGCTACCTCTCTACATGGTGAtacctaaattactttaatcttttctaacAGACGTTGTTCGATAcaacgtttttttaaatctgtctAAAATTATGCCTCTTTTTTTTGTCTTACTAGAGTCAaaccacacatccatctgatcatcttcACTTTCAagaaatactacaccatataaatactaaagtttatataacaataaaaggGTATTGTATGCcaacatctaaataaatagcaaacatatatgcttatatccataatatgtatgcatgaagtgcatcttggaagcttttattccttcttgaataaaagtttggaagttttaattaattctctTCAATTGTTAggcaagcctcattctacttcACATTTTTCACTATCttgttgctttattaaacattaatcatATTTTTCATCCTAAATGTCCTTTCATTATTCCAAGaagccaatgtaaaaaggtaccgtctgatgttaagctctgttatttTCAGTTAACtgaatcttgtatc
Encoded here:
- the LOC100199793 gene encoding uncharacterized protein LOC100199793 isoform X4, with protein sequence MFRRILSLIPNKPCFRSVAVNQPIDEDILRSNFKKKEFSNKFGEQIKKRKFFTFKKTSEDLYVWCSGIIGVSSIIYWHKWFNQSSSHKKFDEEILIILKKLSLKNNIVLAVNPVSKIYEDPSASLKDLSLEEKTWECVKVNFKKTVDECSALLYNKLAMQISRSSNHKTAFDLFVKASENGSIASLYNIGLCYELGHGVDPSLEKAAEYYKLAADKGHLRAMYNLSSLHYQELANKFSNNETGFYYMKLAADNGLVKAQLKVAHLYIEEKKYCNAVKYFEMAASQNDAESLYYLAICYDNGFGVKQDTKTAMLHYKKAAEMGYADAQYVVGHRYKNGHKECPKDLVSALKWYRLAQKSGYKNIEECIELLEYEIKQHSEEVLLDALDLNPIKKFIFPVEKHIKAIHKSSSAPCLRPC
- the LOC100199793 gene encoding uncharacterized protein LOC100199793 isoform X3, whose translation is MFRRILSLIPNKPCFRSVAVNQPIDEDILRSNFKKKEFSNKFGEQIKKRKFFTFKKTSEDLYVWCSGIIGVSSIIYWHKWFNQSSSHKKFDEEILIILKKLSLKNNIVLAVNPVSKIYEDPSASLKDLSLEEKTWECVKVNFKKTVDECSALLYNKLAMQISRSSNHKTMALTVVNGIFAFDLFVKASENGSIASLYNIGLCYELGHGVDPSLEKAAEYYKLAADKGHLRAMYNLSSLHYQELANKFSNNETGFYYMKLAADNGLVKAQLKVAHLYIEEKKYCNAVKYFEMAASQNDAESLYYLAICYDNGFGVKQDTKTAMLHYKKAAEMGYADAQYVVGHRYKNGHKECPKDLVSALKWYRLAQKSGYKNIEECIELLEYEIKQHSEEVLLDALDLNPIKKFIFPVEKHIKAIHKSSSAPCLRPC